One Malassezia restricta chromosome VI, complete sequence genomic region harbors:
- a CDS encoding kinesin family member 4/21/27: MARERDSGDSALAAVQVAVRIRPDAVDDITQTVSRFARPAVEATSSTSVVLEPSVLPVGMRDSRYTFNFDQVHAFDVNQTELYHESVEPLVRRFMDGFNTTIFAYGQTSSGKSYTMGTSEATNSICTDTPFVDMDLHVGIIPRAAHQIFQSLEEINAEGEECTVSVSFLELYNEDLIDLLSDAYGQRNNIQIRETRTGDIVWTGLAQRSVSNAQDVVKLLQDGMAIRQTHETEMNAQSSRSHAIFTISLIRKHRAKPGAQAERASSSLGRASPERAFATPRTPKTSLPTLGVRATVSRAGSPTRPQTPTRPVVRGTPLRRAPVEDTVVVTTTSKLHFVDLAGSERLKRTAATGDRAREGIAINSGLHALGNVISVLSDPGRSKRPIHVPYRDSKLTRLLQDSLGGNAHTLMIACISSTEGNAGETLNTLQYAQRARNIRNKVERNQVEPGWDNVAYLQSQVLSLRHELGLVHSSRELVASSPKRTTHLMPSEHERELLAWQEKCSALSQKNVQLSFQLVQREQEHRHNSSSVDFLQAAEPVIVEYEKTVDALEGQLSMLKAAVAHLEHSVQEQVSENVALSDRATKAERQMDVLRSTMRDLHERLDERNARVETLETELRRASMSTSSTTPLSFSRSSRSSSMSSDPGVLQQRPFGGILDYKGRNPSNRTYRVTMTQSRATSDVDTYPTSQLGLPRSPSSLEQQPLSKRHASETTSPDELPTVHMH; encoded by the coding sequence ATGGCGCGAGAACGTGACAGTGGCGACTCTGCTCTTGCGGCCGTGCAGGTGGCTGTTCGTATACGACCAGATGCAGTGGATGATATCACGCAGACGGTGTCTCGATTCGCGCGACCCGCGGTAGAAGCAACCTCGTCCACAAGTGTGGTACTAGAGCCATCGGTTCTGCCGGTGGGCATGCGCGATTCACGGTATACTTTCAACTTTGATCAAGTGCACGCATTTGATGTAAATCAGACCGAGCTATACCATGAAAGTGTGGAGCCCCTTGTGCGCCGCTTTATGGACGGATTCAATACGACAATCTTTGCTTATGGACAAACTTCCAGCGGGAAATCATACACCATGGGAACGTCAGAGGCAACGAATAGCATTTGCACCGATACCCCTTTTGTCGATATGGACTTGCATGTGGGAATTATtccacgcgcggcgcaccagATTTTTCAATCTCTTGAAGAGATCAACGCTGAAGGCGAGGAGTGTACAGTGAGCGTAAGTTTTTTAGAACTGTACAATGAGGACCTGATCGACCTTTTATCTGATGCATATGGACAGCGAAATAATATTCAAATTCGTGAAACACGCACAGGCGATATTGTGTGGACGGGCCTTGCTCAGCGATCTGTATCCAACGCACAGGATGTTGTAAAGCTATTGCAGGATGGGATGGCTATCCGACAAACACACGAGACGGAAATGAATGCACAGTCGTCTCGTTCGCATGCCATATTCACAATTTCTTTAATCCGTAAGCATCGTGCGAAACCTGGTGCTCAAGCGGAgcgtgcctcgtcctcATTGGGGCGCGCAAGTCCAGAACGTGCATTTGCCACACCACGCACGCCTAAGACAAGTTTGCCCACGCTAGGTGTCCGTGCAACCGTTTCGCGTGCAGGCTCACCGACTCGGCCACAGACGCCCACGCGCCCGGTTGTGCGTGGCACGCCATTACGTCGAGCTCCCGTGGAAGACACCGTCGTTGTTACGACAACAAGTAAGCTGCATTTTGTTGATTTGGCCGGCTCAGAGCGCTTGAAGCGCACTGCTGCCACCGGCGACCGCGCTCGCGAAGGAATTGCGATCAATTCTGGCCTGCATGCATTGGGTAATGTGATCAGCGTCTTAAGTGATCCAGGAAGGTCAAAGCGCCCGATTCATGTGCCATATCGAGACAGTAAACTGACTCGGCTTTTACAAGACAGTCTCGGAGGTAACGCACACACTCTTATGATCGCATGTATTTCTTCTACTGAAGGTAATGCGGGCGAAACTTTGAACACGCTTCAGTACGCACAACGCGCCCGTAACATTCGCAACAAGGTTGAGCGAAATCAAGTTGAGCCTGGCTGGGACAATGTCGCGTATCTGCAATCGCAGGTGCTCTCCCTGCGACACGAGCTAGGACTTGTGCACAGTTCCAGGGAGCTTGTGGCGTCTTCACCGAAGCGAACCACACACCTTATGCCCTCTGAGCACGAGCGTGAGCTTCTCGCCTGGCAGGAAAAGTGCTCGGCACTTAGCCAGAAAAATGTTCAACTTAGTTTTCAGCTGGTGCAACGCGAGCAAGAGCATCGACATAATTCGTCGTCAGTCGACTTCTTGCAGGCGGCAGAGCCTGTGATTGTCGAGTACGAAAAAACCGTGGATGCACTTGAGGGACAGTTGAGTATGCTCAAGGCAGCTGTAGCTCATTTGGAGCACTCGGTACAGGAACAGGTGTCAGAGAATGTGGCGCTGTCGGATCGGGCTACGAAGGCTGAAAGGCAGATGGATGTGTTGCGAAGTACGATGCGGGATTTACATGAGCGCCTGGACGAGCGAAATGCGCGTGTCGAGACCCTCGAGACCGAATTACGGCGTGCATCCATGTCTACATCAAGCACAACACCTTTATCtttctcgcgctcgtcacgAAGCAGTTCCATGTCATCAGATCCTGGCGTGTTGCAGCAAAGGCCTTTTGGCGGTATCCTGGATTACAAAGGACGAAACCCGAGTAATCGAACTTACCGTGTCACCATGACACAGTCTCGAGCAACGAGCGATGTTGATACATACCCGACGAGTCAACTTGGCCTGCCACGCAGTCCATCGTCCTTGGAGCAGCAGCCGCTTTCGAAACGTCATGCCTCAGAAACAACAAGTCCGGATGAGCTTCCGACTGTACATATGCATTGA
- a CDS encoding methylenetetrahydrofolate dehydrogenase (NADP+): MRVGLVPLSLYSKRALVRLHFHRLIQFQRCIMSVSAPLDKRINGTQLAGSIRQSVAERVRSLKEKHTGFQPRLSIIQVGEDGASSTYIRMKSNASAQCGIRADHIKLPAGSTEAEITNKIRALNEDPSVDGILVQLPLGDHIDSEAERRITEEVTPRKDVDGFHTINIGQLASRACNPQFVPCTPAGILRLLETVCSNDLSGKFAVVMGRSDIVGNPVSHLLRSRNCTVTQMHRYSTNVQEILAMADIVVVAIGQPGFVQGSWLKKGAVVIDVGINYVPDATKKSGERLIGDVDFASALPVVSAITPVPGGVGPMTVAMLMENVLIAATRRAEYEASHPRGVTTLNPLTIQRPVPSDIEIARAQVPKTLNTLAQEIGILPSELEQYGNTKAKVSCEILDRLSSRVNGKYIVVAGITPTPLGEGKSTTTIGLAQALGGHLRRPAFACVRQPSQGPTFGIKGGAAGGGYSQVIPMEEFNLHLTGDNHAVMAANNLLAAAIDTRMFHEATQSDTALYDRLTPCQKGVRKFAPVMLKRLRKLQIHKTDPDALTEDERRRFARLDIDPASVTWRRVVDTNDRYLRQITIGEAPTEKGFTRKTGFDIAVASECMAVLALSRDLSDLRERLGNMVIGSNKQGEPITADDLGVGGALAVLMRDAIKPNLMQTLEGTPVFVHAGPFANIAHGNSSILADAIALKLAGREADEPAESAGYVITEAGFGADIGMEKFCNIKCRESGLVPDAVVLVATVRALKSHGGGPDVSPGKPLSIVYTKENIELLDKGCGNLAKHIQNAKQHGLKVIVAVNKFATDTEAELDLVAKRSYEAGADAAIPSDHWANGGAGAVQLAEAIVELLQHSESQFRFLYDLDQPIEAKIEKIARCMYGADGIEITPEAQNQISTYTRQGYAHLPICMAKTHLSLSHDPALKGVPTGFTVPIRSVRLAAGARFLYPLCGAMQTMPGLNTRPGYYDIDLDDQGQVMGLF, encoded by the coding sequence ATGCGTGTCGGCCTTGTGCCTCTCTCATTATATAGCAAGAGAGCACTAGTCCGTCTACATTTTCATCGCTTAATCCAATTCCAACGCTGTATTATGAGTGTATCTGCACCGCTGGATAAGCGAATAAATGGAACGCAGCTTGCTGGTTCCATTCGACAATCCGTTGCGGAACGTGTCAGGTCACTCAAGGAAAAGCACACCGGTTTTCAACCGCGACTCAGCATCATTCAAGTGGGTGAAGATGGCGCTTCATCCACATACATTCGTATGAAGAGCAATGCGTCAGCTCAATGCGGTATTCGTGCGGATCACATCAAGTTACCTGCTGGTTCAACGGAGGCGGAGATCACAAATAAGATCCGCGCCCTGAATGAAGATCCGAGTGTGGATGGTATTCTAGTCCAGTTGCCTCTCGGTGACCACATCGACTCGGAAGCTGAGCGACGGATCACTGAGGAAGTCACTCCTCGCAAAGATGTGGATGGATTCCACACGATTAATATTGGGCAATTGGCATCCAGAGCCTGTAACCCTCAGTTTGTGCCATGTACGCCCGCTGGTATATTGCGTCTCCTCGAGACAGTCTGCTCTAATGACCTATCTGGCAAGTTTGCAGTCGTAATGGGCCGCAGTGATATTGTCGGTAACCCAGTGTCTCATTTGCTTCGTTCGCGAAATTGCACGGTGACTCAGATGCACAGATACTCGACCAATGTGCAGGAAATTCTGGCTATGGCTGATATTGTGGTTGTCGCCATTGGACAGCCTGGTTTTGTGCAGGGCTCCTGGCTTAAGAAGGGAGCTGTGGTTATCGATGTCGGTATCAACTATGTGCCTGATGCCACCAAGAAGTCGGGTGAGCGCCTTATAGGTGATGTTGACTTTGCATCCGCGTTACCCGTCGTGAGCGCCATCACGCCTGTGCCTGGTGGTGTGGGCCCTATGACCGTCGCTATGCTGATGGAAAATGTTCTCATTGCTGCTacacgccgcgccgagtATGAAGCCTCGCATCCACGCGGAGTCACAACCTTAAATCCGCTCACAATCCAACGCCCCGTGCCTTCTGATATTGAGATCGCACGTGCGCAGGTGCCGAAAACACTCAACACACTGGCTCAAGAGATTGGTATACTACCTAGTGAACTGGAGCAGTACGGTAACACAAAGGCCAAGGTCTCGTGTGAAATATTAGACCGCCTTTCTTCTCGCGTGAATGGAAAGTACATTGTCGTGGCAGGTATCACGCCGACACCGCTTGGTGAGGGCAAATCCACCACGACTATTGGACTGGCTCAGGCTTTGGGTGGTCATTTACGGCGACCCGCCTTTGCTTGCGTCCGTCAGCCATCTCAAGGACCCACATTCGGCATCAAGGGTGGGGCCGCTGGCGGTGGATACTCGCAAGTTATTCCTATGGAAGAATTTAATCTGCACTTGACGGGTGATAACCACGCGGTTATGGCAGCAAACAACTTGCTGGCTGCAGCTATTGATACACGTATGTTTCATGAGGCTACTCAAAGTGACACTGCTCTGTACGACCGATTAACCCCGTGTCAGAAAGGCGTCCGTAAGTTTGCGCCTGTGATGCTCAAGCGATTGCGTAAGCTGCAGATTCATAAGACTGATCCAGATGCTCTGACGGaagacgagcgccgccgctttGCGCGTCTTGATATTGACCCGGCCTCTGTGACATGGCGTCGTGTCGTCGATACCAATGACCGGTATTTGCGTCAGATTACAATAGGCGAAGCACCTACTGAAAAGGGCTTCACGCGCAAAACAGGCTTCGATATAGCCGTGGCGTCAGAGTGCATGGCTGTGCTAGCGCTCAGCCGCGATTTATCGGATCTGCGTGAGCGTCTCGGAAATATGGTTATCGGTTCAAACAAGCAGGGTGAACCGATCACAGCTGACGATCTTGGCGTGGGTGGTGCGTTGGCCGTGTTGATGCGCGATGCAATTAAGCCGAACCTGATGCAGACTCTTGAGGGCACGCCTGTATTTGTCCATGCTGGTCCATTTGCCAATATTGCTCACGGAAACTCATCAATCCTCGCTGATGCCATTGCTTTGAAGCTCGCTGGACGCGAGGCGGATGAACCAGCTGAGAGTGCGGGTTATGTGATTACTGAGGCAGGTTTTGGTGCCGATATTGGCATGGAAAAGTTCTGTAATATCAAGTGCCGCGAAAGTGGATTGGTACCGGATGCCGTTGTGCTCGTAGCAACGGTGCGTGCACTAAAGTCGCATGGCGGTGGTCCAGACGTCTCGCCAGGAAAGCCACTCAGCATTGTGTACACAAAGGAAAACATCGAACTTCTCGATAAAGGGTGTGGAAATTTAGCGAAACATATTCAGAATGCCAAGCAGCACGGTCTCAAGGTGATTGTGGCAGTTAACAAGTTTGCTACTGACACTGAGGCCGAGTTGGATTTGGTCGCGAAGCGCTCATATGAAGCAGGGGCGGACGCTGCCATACCGTCAGATCACTGGGCTAATGGTGGAGCGGGAGCTGTCCAACTCGCTGAGGCTATCGTGGAACTGCTGCAACACAGCGAATCGCAGTTCAGGTTCCTTTACGACCTCGATCAGCCCATCGAGGCCAAGATTGAAAAGATTGCTCGCTGCATGTACGGTGCAGACGGAATCGAAATCACACCAGAGGCTCAAAATCAGATATCTACTTATACCCGCCAAGGGTATGCACACTTACCTATCTGCATGGCCAAGACACATCTCTCTCTTTCGCATGACCCTGCGTTGAAAGGCGTGCCGACTGGATTCACGGTGCCTATACGCAGTGTGCGTCTTGCTGCAGGAGCTCGATTCTTGTATCCTCTTTGCGGTGCAATGCAAACCATGCCCGGCCTCAACACCCGTCCCGGTTACTATGACATTGACCTAGATGACCAAGGACAAGTCATGGGATTGTTCTGA
- a CDS encoding platelet-activating factor acetylhydrolase IB subunit alpha, translating into MNSALSDRQRDELHKSLLEYLHTSGFHETFEALKRDASLAAYEPDAKGKYANLLEKKWLSTIRLQKKNMDLSAKVSELEAELQTAPSARRGASVQDWYPRPPARHVLLGHRQPVTSVAFHPRFSLVATASEDSTIKIWDWETGELEQTLKGHTKSIQGIAFDHSGQYIASCSSDLSIKIWDGNNDWKNVRTIHGHEHSVSGIQFMPGDQHIITASRDKTLKIWEVTSGFCSRTLLGHHDWVRAVDVSSDGRWIASASSDQEVCIWDTASGELRHELRGHEHVVECVAFAPSSSYESIQKLLGMRSPDKPEPGRYLASGSRDKTVRIWSQQGQCLRTLSGHDNWVRAVAFSPNGKFLLSVSDDKTMRVWDLSTARCLKAFECHNHFATCMAWGRTHVDTSSSASPESHMQPVNVVATGSVDLGVKIWAP; encoded by the exons ATGAATAGTGCCTTGTCTGATCGTCAACGTGACGAGCT GCACAAATCCTTGCTCGAATACTTGCATACGTCTGGTTTCCATGAGACCTTCGAAGCATTGAAGCGCGATGCGTCCCTTGCAGCGTACGAGCCTGACGCAAAGGGTAAATATGCCAACCTTTTAGAGAAGAAGTGGCTCAGTACCATCCGTTTGCAGAAAAAGAACATGGATTTATCTGCCAAGGTGTCGGAATTGGAGGCCGAACTGCAGACCGCTCCTAGTGCACGGCGTGGTGCTTCTGTGCAGGATTGGTACCCTCGACCACCGGCCCGTCATGTGCTCTTAGGCCACCGCCAGCCTGTAACTAGTGTAGCGTTTCATCCAAGATTCTCGCTCGTGGCCACGGCTAGTGAGGATTCTACCATCAAGATTTGGGACTGGGAAACAGGTGAACTAGAACAAACGTTGAAGGGCCATACAAAATCCATTCAAGGCATTGCTTTCGACCATTCAGGACAATATATtgcgtcgtgctcgtctGACTTGAGTATAAAAATTTGGGACGGTAATAATGATTGGAAAAATGTGCGCACCATACATGGTCATGAACATAGTGTGTCTGGTATTCAGTTTATGCCCGGAGACCAGCATATTATCACGGCCAGTCGCGACAAGACGCTCAAGATATGGGAAGTGACATCCGGATTTTGCTCACGCACGTTATTAGGCCATCATGATTGGGTCCGTGCAGTGGATGTATCATCTGACGGCCGATGGATTGCCAGTGCATCAAGTGATCAAGAGGTGTGCATTTGGGACACTGCGTCTGGTGAATTGCGTCATGAATTGCGTGGCCATGAGCATGTTGTAGAATGCGTCGCATTCGCGCCCTCATCTTCGTACGAGTCTATCCAAAAACTTCTAGGTATGCGATCTCCGGACAAGCCAGAGCCAGGCAGATATCTTGCCTCCGGATCGCGCGATAAGACTGTACGGATCTGGAGCCAACAGGGCCAGTGCCTTCGTACATTGTCAGGCCATGATAACTGGGTACGTGCTGTGGCCTTTTCTCCCAACGGCAAGTTTCTGCTGTCTGTTTCGGATGACAAAACCATGCGTGTGTGGGATTTATCAACAGCTCGTTGCCTCAAAGCTTTTGAATGCCACAATCATTTTGCTACGTGCATGGCTTGGGGCCGCACGCACGTTGACACGTCCTCGTCGGCTTCCCCTGAATCTCACATGCAGCCTGTAAATGTCGTTGCTACAGGCTCTGTGGATCTCGGCGTAAAAATCTGGGCACCCTAA
- a CDS encoding RNA-binding protein → MRSSYSAGMRNSPSPSPDQQSQRPTSSMGNANGLRFSHGNKMGLPNENIMRMSQSSQESPRVMNLGNGGHMTGLGRGSNLRPSSEMLPVGQHGTPETDVIDKWFEDLQNYEATLEEMAAASLDQNFKEELSAIEQWFRVLSEAERTAALYSLLQESTQVQIRFFITVLQQMARNDPVGAFISPNPSNQSLNDQLEAKMAQLGIKSPTAMKSPSTNTRAFQRQSTGFLSPNSASLYGSANPDVSAALAAQRSKLKANRTSAPGILPMESMTSYHGNSGLENVQEKPRTNTGNAHERPHSSDVSRSPRASGSIEDALSPISVGGSWASMVNTPIMSMLDNNNNSRSDDTNAKLEATAAQLAQLSHHMSATQAETPDSARMTRGSSAPSNTTRGFAGDQAAGHANLMNTPAKLGNSPPFNIPAMSPNALAGLQSPSGGMSNPANLQMMNTMAAMGGLNNMNSAQLLALQQQILQQQQQLNMAGFGAQGMRGAGRSSHRNFGGLQSPPMAPRNLAGSPQPSSHVSGAQAEEEVADISILNDVPAWLRHLRLHKYTPNFEGSNWREMVMMDDRALEEKGVAALGARRKMLKTFEAVRQKYGIDPPVNPQPASTASEGKASEMSSEPNA, encoded by the coding sequence ATGCGTTCATCTTATTCTGCCGGCATGCGCAATTCACCATCGCCTTCACCAGATCAACAGTCTCAGCGTCCGACCAGCTCGATGGGAAATGCTAATGGACTGCGATTCTCACACGGCAACAAGATGGGCTTGCCAAATGAAAACATCATGCGAATGTCGCAGTCCTCCCAGGAATCACCGCGTGTGATGAACTTGGGGAATGGCGGGCATATGACAGGTTTAGGCCGAGGCAGCAACCTGCGCCCAAGTTCGGAGATGCTTCCTGTCGGGCAACATGGTACACCTGAAACGGACGTTATCGACAAATGGTTCGAGGACCTTCAAAATTACGAGGCTACATTAGAGGAAATGGCGGCAGCATCTCTTGACCAAAATTTTAAGGAAGAATTGAGTGCGATTGAGCAGTGGTTCCGGGTATTGAGCGAAGCAGAGCGTACAGCTGCGCTGTACAGTCTTCTTCAGGAGTCAACACAAGTCCAAATCCGCTTTTTTATTACTGTTTTGCAGCAAATGGCTCGAAACGACCCTGTCGGTGCATTTATTTCGCCCAATCCTTCAAACCAATCTTTGAACGACCAGCTGGAAGCCAAAATGGCACAGCTGGGTATTAAATCTCCCACAGCCATGAAATCTCCTTCCACTAATACGCGAGCATTTCAGCGCCAAAGCACCGGCTTCCTTTCACCCAATTCGGCGTCATTGTATGGCTCTGCTAATCCCGATGTCTCCGCCGCGCTGGCCGCGCAAAGGAGCAAACTAAAAGCGAATCGAACGTCGGCTCCTGGTATCTTACCTATGGAATCGATGACGTCTTACCATGGCAACTCTGGCTTAGAAAACGTCCAAGAAAAACCTCGGACCAACACGGGGAACGCCCACGAGCGTCCACACTCATCGGATGTCTCCCGTTCTCCTCGTGCTAGTGGATCTATTGAAGATGCCCTTTCACCCATAAGTGTGGGTGGCAGTTGGGCTAGTATGGTCAACACGCCTATCATGTCAATGTTGGACAACAACAATAACTCCCGCTCAGACGATACCAACGCTAAATTAGAGGCTACAGCAGCTCAGCTGGCTCAACTCAGTCACCACATGTCTGCGACGCAAGCAGAAACACCCGACTCTGCTCGCATGACTCGCGGTAGTAGTGCTCCAAGCAACACCACTCGCGGTTTTGCCGGTGATCAGGCTGCCGGTCATGCCAACCTTATGAACACGCCAGCCAAACTTGGCAACAGCCCCCCGTTCAATATTCCTGCAATGAGTCCCAATGCCCTGGCCGGTTTGCAAAGTCCCTCAGGTGGTATGTCTAACCCAGCCAATCTTCAAATGATGAATACGATGGCCGCTATGGGTGGTTTGAATAACATGAACTCGGCACAGCTTTTGGCGCTTCAGCAACAGATTcttcagcagcagcagcaactGAATATGGCAGGCTTCGGAGCACAAGGCATGCGCGGTGCGGGTCGCTCGAGCCATCGTAATTTCGGAGGATTGCAAAGTCCACCCATGGCTCCACGTAACTTGGCTGGATCACCTCAACCGTCTTCACATGTTTCAGGAGCTCAAGCCGAAGAGGAGGTAGCGGATATCTCTATTCTCAACGATGTGCCTGCTTGGCTCCGGCATTTGCGCTTGCACAAGTATACGCCTAACTTTGAGGGTTCTAACTGGCGTGAGATGGTCATGATGGATGATCGTGCGTTAGAAGAAAAGGGTGTGGCAGCATTGGGTGCACGTCGTAAGATGCTCAAGACATTCGAGGCTGTTCGTCAAAAGTATGGAATTGACCCGCCGGTCAACCCCCAGCCGGCGAGTACTGCCTCAGAGGGCAAGGCTTCTGAGATGTCCTCCGAACCAAATGCGTAA
- a CDS encoding negative cofactor 2 yields MSDDEHDYNSAGPLDDEDLSLPKATIQKLIQEYLPKDLSCAKETRDLLTDCCVEFVHLVSSEANEACEKDSKKTIAPDHVVKALNDLGFGKYTQEVQDVLNDHRQHQKERERKASRFELSGLSEEELQRQQEELFAASKARFEAAN; encoded by the coding sequence ATGTCGGATGACGAGCACGACTACAATAGCGCAGGACCTCTCGATGACGAGGATCTCTCTCTTCCAAAGGCCACAATCCAGAAGCTGATCCAGGAGTACCTTCCAAAAGATCTTAGCTGTGCAAAGGAAACGCGCGATCTTCTGACAGATTGCTGTGTGGAATTTGTTCATTTGGTTTCAAGCGAAGCAAACGAGGCATGTGAAAAGGACTCAAAAAAGACGATTGCACCAGATCATGTAGTCAAAGCTCTCAACGACCTGGGTTTTGGCAAATATACACAGGAAGTACAGGATGTACTAAATGACCATCGACAGCATCAGAAAGAACGTGAACGCAAGGCATCTCGATTTGAACTTAGCGGCTTGTCCGAAGaggagctgcagcgccagcaggAAGAACTCTTTGCCGCTAGCAAGGCGCGTTTTGAGGCGGCGAACTAA
- a CDS encoding 3-deoxy-7-phosphoheptulonate synthase has protein sequence MSPADKINELDDRHIKNVKPLVPPQIIMEELPLTIEALETVAKGRNDTEAIFNNKQDRLVVIVGPCSVHDARAGIEYAKRLHEYAETAKDDLHIIMRVYFQKPRTTVGWKGLINDPNIDGSFQINKGLRLARSLLLEVANIGLPAGTEFLDTITPQYTADLVSWGAIGARTTESQVHRELTSGLSMPVGFKNGTDGSVRIAVDAIRSSSSSHHFLSVTKQGISAIVETEGNDKCHVILRGSNKGPNYHPEDITQTRTSLLEAGLPARIMIDCSHGNSEKKHENQLKAARSISDQLAMGDENAQSIMGVMLESNLVEGRQNVPPEGPNYLTYGQSITDACMGWDMTVEALDILRAGVQARRAKLPSGPSEPVNPDTIQSLDPQPGYNDGVLASLSK, from the coding sequence ATGTCGCCTGCAGACAAAATCAATGAACTGGATGACCGCCATATCAAAAATGTAAAGCCACTCGTTCCACCGCAAATCATTATGGAGGAACTGCCACTCACTATCGAGGCTTTGGAAACTGTCGCGAAGGGTCGAAACGACACGGAGGCCATTTTCAATAACAAACAGGACCGTCTTGTCGTGATTGTAGGCCCTTGCTCAGtccacgatgcgcgagctggAATTGAATATGCAAAAAGACTGCATGAATACGCTGAAACAGCGAAGGATGACCTTCACATCATTATGCGTGTGTATTTCCAAAAGCCACGAACGACCGTTGGCTGGAAGGGCTTGATTAATGACCCAAACATCGACGGCTCGTTTCAAATCAACAAAGGCCTTCGCTTGGCACGTAGTCTTCTGTTGGAGGTGGCCAACATTGGTCTTCCTGCGGGCACAGAGTTTCTGGATACTATTACTCCTCAATACACGGCGGACCTAGTTTCGTGGGGTGCAATTGGTGCACGAACGACCGAATCGCAAGTACACCGTGAGTTAACGAGTGGGCTCAGCATGCCTGTCGGATTTAAGAACGGTACAGATGGTTCTGTAAGGATTGCTGTGGACGCTATTCGTTCGTCCTCTAGCTCACACCATTTCTTGTCCGTCACCAAACAGGGTATTTCTGCCATTGTTGAGACAGAAGGTAACGATAAGTGCCATGTTATTCTTCGAGGCTCCAACAAGGGTCCAAACTACCATCCAGAAGACATTACGCAAACTCGCACTTCACTTTTGGAAGCTGGACTTCCAGCTCGCATCATGATCGATTGCAGTCATGGCAATAGCGAAAAGAAGCATGAAAACCAACTGAAGGCGGCTCGCAGCATTTCAGATCAACTTGCTATGGGAGACGAGAATGCCCAGAGCATTATGGGTGTAATGCTGGAAAGCAACTTGGTCGAAGGCCGTCAGAACGTGCCACCCGAAGGCCCTAACTATCTCACGTACGGCCAGTCGATTACTGACGCATGCATGGGTTGGGACATGACTGTAGAGGCGCTGGACATTTTGCGCGCTGGAGTCCAAGCTCGTCGTGCCAAACTTCCATCGGGCCCTAGCGAGCCCGTGAACCCTGATACGATTCAGTCGCTCGACCCACAACCGGGCTACAACGATGGGGTACTGGCTTCACTGAGCAAGTAG